In Streptomyces sp. NBC_00483, a single window of DNA contains:
- a CDS encoding amino acid ABC transporter permease, translating into MKALRHDATALYDIPGPKTERRHKMYGAVSTLIVLALVGWILYLLFDTDQFTYTKWMPFEYTGIQELLLRGLGNTLKAFAMAAVLSLVLGTLLAVGRLSDHKPVRWIATLFVEFFRAMPVLVMIFFIYVALKMEPLAALVAGLTLYNGSVLAEVFRSGINAVERGQREAAYALGMRKTQVMTHVLVPQAVRAMLPAIISQLVVALKDTSLGYLITYEEFLHAGKLIASNLDYDLPFIPVVMVISPIYIGMCMVLSWFAQWVAKRQRRNPKTEAADVAPAEPGTLLPGTQ; encoded by the coding sequence ATGAAGGCCCTGCGGCACGACGCCACCGCCCTCTACGACATCCCGGGCCCGAAGACCGAACGCCGGCACAAGATGTACGGCGCCGTCTCGACGCTCATCGTGCTCGCCCTGGTCGGCTGGATCCTGTACCTGCTCTTCGACACCGACCAGTTCACGTACACGAAGTGGATGCCCTTCGAGTACACGGGCATCCAGGAGCTGCTCCTGCGCGGGCTCGGCAACACGCTCAAGGCATTCGCCATGGCGGCCGTCCTCTCGCTCGTGCTCGGCACGCTCCTGGCCGTGGGACGGCTCTCCGACCACAAACCGGTGCGCTGGATCGCGACGCTGTTCGTCGAGTTCTTCCGCGCCATGCCGGTCCTGGTGATGATCTTCTTCATCTACGTGGCCCTGAAGATGGAGCCGCTGGCCGCGCTCGTCGCCGGCCTGACGCTCTACAACGGCTCCGTGCTCGCCGAGGTGTTCCGTTCGGGCATCAACGCGGTGGAGCGCGGGCAGCGCGAGGCGGCGTACGCGCTGGGCATGCGCAAGACGCAGGTCATGACGCATGTGCTCGTCCCTCAGGCGGTGCGGGCCATGCTGCCCGCCATCATCAGCCAGTTGGTGGTGGCCCTGAAGGACACGTCGCTCGGGTATCTCATCACCTATGAGGAGTTCCTCCACGCCGGAAAACTGATCGCTTCCAACCTCGACTACGATTTGCCCTTCATCCCTGTGGTGATGGTGATCTCACCTATCTACATCGGGATGTGCATGGTGTTGTCCTGGTTCGCCCAGTGGGTGGCCAAGCGCCAGCGGCGCAACCCCAAGACGGAGGCGGCCGATGTCGCCCCGGCCGAGCCAGGGACGCTGCTGCCAGGTACGCAGTAG
- the ggt gene encoding gamma-glutamyltransferase, translating into MRRSVVRNLSVFAALGSMVAVGAAAPPSSGSSTSGSRTPVKEPVAVGSGGAVASVDKDASAAGIEVLKRGGNAVDAAVATAAALGVTEPYSSGVGGGGYFVYYDAKSRKVHTIDGRETAPLTAGSDLFLENGKPLAFNDAVTSGLSVGTPGTPATWQSALDAWGSRGLGSVLKPATKLASDGFTVDDTFRSQTASNEARFRNFPDTAKLFLPGGKLPAVGSTFKNPDLARTYEQLGRDGAGALYRGGIGKDVVKTVNKPPVDPGSDYVARPGKLSAKDLTAYGAKFQAPTRTSYRGLGVYSMAPSSSGGTSVGEALNILENTDLSKASDVQYLHRFIGASRVAFADRGRWVGDPAFEDVPTKGLLSQKFADSRECLIKDDAVLKSPLAPGDPRHPGKCGEAGDKAAPTTYEGENTTHLTAADKWGNVVSYTLTIESTGGSGITVPGRGFLLNNELTDFSFAPASADVHDPNLPGPGKRPRSSIAPTIVLDKTGKPVVAVGSPGGATIITTVLQTLTGFLDRDLPLVDAIAAPRASQRNAAQTELEPGLYDSGVRGELEAIGHSFKENPEIGAATGVQRLPGGKWLAAAEKVRRGGGSAMVVTPTK; encoded by the coding sequence ATGAGACGTTCAGTTGTGCGGAATCTGTCGGTCTTCGCCGCGCTGGGCAGCATGGTGGCGGTTGGTGCCGCGGCTCCGCCTTCGTCCGGTTCGAGTACGTCCGGTTCGCGTACGCCTGTGAAGGAACCGGTGGCCGTCGGCTCCGGCGGCGCGGTGGCGAGCGTCGACAAGGACGCCTCCGCGGCCGGCATCGAGGTACTCAAGCGCGGGGGCAACGCGGTGGACGCCGCCGTCGCCACCGCGGCCGCCCTCGGCGTGACCGAGCCGTACTCGTCCGGGGTCGGTGGCGGCGGCTACTTCGTCTATTACGACGCCAAGTCCCGCAAGGTCCACACGATCGACGGCCGCGAGACGGCGCCGCTGACGGCCGGCTCCGACCTCTTCCTGGAGAACGGCAAGCCGCTCGCCTTCAACGACGCGGTCACCAGCGGGCTGAGCGTCGGTACGCCGGGGACGCCGGCCACGTGGCAGTCGGCGCTCGACGCGTGGGGGAGCAGGGGCCTCGGCTCGGTGCTGAAGCCGGCCACGAAGCTGGCGAGCGACGGCTTCACGGTCGACGACACGTTCCGCTCGCAGACCGCGTCCAACGAGGCCCGGTTCCGCAACTTCCCCGACACGGCGAAGCTGTTCCTGCCGGGCGGGAAGCTCCCGGCGGTCGGCTCGACGTTCAAGAACCCCGATCTGGCGCGCACGTACGAGCAGTTGGGCCGGGACGGGGCCGGGGCGCTGTACCGCGGCGGCATCGGCAAGGACGTCGTGAAGACGGTCAACAAGCCGCCGGTGGACCCGGGTTCGGACTACGTGGCGCGTCCCGGGAAGCTGTCGGCGAAGGATCTCACCGCCTACGGCGCCAAGTTCCAGGCGCCGACCCGGACTTCGTACCGCGGGCTCGGCGTCTACTCCATGGCGCCGTCCTCGTCCGGTGGCACGAGTGTCGGTGAAGCGCTCAACATCCTTGAGAACACCGACCTGTCGAAGGCGTCGGACGTCCAGTACCTGCACCGCTTCATCGGGGCGAGCCGTGTGGCCTTCGCCGACCGGGGGCGCTGGGTGGGCGACCCGGCGTTCGAGGACGTGCCGACGAAGGGGCTGCTTTCGCAGAAGTTCGCGGACTCGCGCGAGTGCCTCATCAAGGACGACGCGGTGCTCAAGAGCCCGCTCGCTCCGGGTGACCCGAGGCACCCCGGAAAGTGCGGCGAGGCCGGGGACAAGGCGGCGCCGACGACGTACGAGGGTGAGAACACCACGCACCTCACGGCGGCGGACAAGTGGGGCAACGTCGTCTCCTACACGCTCACCATCGAGTCGACCGGCGGCAGCGGCATCACCGTGCCGGGGCGCGGCTTCCTGCTCAACAACGAGCTGACGGACTTCTCCTTCGCGCCCGCGAGCGCCGACGTCCACGACCCGAACCTGCCGGGTCCCGGCAAGCGTCCGCGCTCGTCGATCGCGCCGACGATCGTGCTCGACAAGACGGGCAAGCCGGTGGTCGCGGTCGGGTCGCCGGGCGGGGCCACCATCATCACCACGGTGCTGCAGACGTTGACGGGGTTCCTCGACCGGGACCTGCCGCTGGTCGACGCGATTGCGGCGCCGCGGGCGAGTCAGCGGAACGCGGCGCAGACGGAGCTTGAGCCGGGGCTGTACGACAGCGGGGTGCGGGGTGAGCTCGAGGCCATCGGGCACTCCTTCAAGGAGAACCCGGAGATCGGGGCGGCGACCGGTGTGCAGCGGTTGCCCGGCGGTAAGTGGCTCGCCGCGGCGGAGAAGGTACGCAGGGGTGGCGGTTCGGCGATGGTGGTGACACCCACGAAGTAG
- a CDS encoding helix-turn-helix domain-containing protein, whose protein sequence is MVRTPLTPEERERGEHLGRLLREARLGRSMTEVAAGAGISVETLRKIETGRAPTPAFFTVAVLARELGLSMDELMTRCALAPA, encoded by the coding sequence ATGGTCCGAACCCCCTTGACCCCCGAAGAGCGCGAACGTGGCGAGCACCTCGGCCGGCTGCTGCGCGAGGCGCGGCTCGGGCGCAGCATGACGGAGGTGGCCGCGGGCGCGGGCATCTCCGTCGAGACGCTGCGCAAGATCGAGACGGGTCGAGCGCCGACCCCGGCCTTCTTCACCGTCGCCGTGCTCGCCCGTGAGCTGGGCCTTTCCATGGACGAGCTGATGACGCGCTGCGCCTTGGCGCCGGCCTGA
- a CDS encoding aspartate aminotransferase family protein — MTTPSRASLHDRHREVLPDWLALYYDEPIELTHGEGRHVWDAEGNKYLDFFGGILTTMTAHALPEVTKAVSEQASRIVHSSTLYLNRPMVELAERVAQLSGIPDARVFFTTSGTEANDTALMLATAYRRSNQILAMRNSYHGRSFSTVGITGNKGWSPTSLSPLQTLYVHGGVRGRGPYAHLADAEFIDACVADLRDMLGQTRGNVAALIAEPIQGVGGFTSPPDGLYAAFRDVLREHGILWISDEVQTGWGRTGEHFWGWQAHAESGPPDILTFAKGIGNGMSIGGVVARGDVMNCLDANSISTFGGSPITMAAGLANLSYLLEHDLQGNARRVGGLLIERLRAIAASAPGVREVRGRGLMIGIELESPGPGPDAAQVIESCRAQGLLIGKGGGHDSSVLRIAPPMTLTVAEAEEGAGILERALH, encoded by the coding sequence ATGACCACCCCCTCCCGAGCCTCTCTGCACGACCGCCACCGCGAAGTCCTGCCGGACTGGCTGGCCCTGTACTACGACGAGCCGATCGAGCTCACGCACGGCGAGGGCCGGCACGTCTGGGACGCCGAGGGCAACAAGTACCTGGACTTCTTCGGCGGCATCCTCACGACGATGACGGCGCACGCGCTGCCCGAGGTCACGAAGGCGGTGAGCGAACAGGCCTCCCGGATCGTCCACTCCTCGACGCTCTATCTGAACCGGCCGATGGTCGAACTCGCCGAGCGCGTCGCCCAGTTGTCCGGAATCCCGGATGCCCGCGTCTTCTTCACCACGTCCGGCACCGAGGCCAACGACACGGCGCTGATGCTCGCCACCGCGTACCGCCGCTCGAACCAGATCCTGGCGATGCGCAACAGCTACCACGGCCGCTCGTTCTCCACGGTCGGCATCACCGGCAACAAGGGCTGGTCGCCGACGAGCCTGTCCCCGCTCCAGACGCTGTACGTGCACGGGGGCGTACGTGGCCGTGGCCCCTACGCCCACCTGGCCGACGCCGAGTTCATCGACGCCTGCGTAGCCGACCTGCGGGACATGCTCGGCCAGACCCGTGGCAACGTGGCGGCGCTCATCGCCGAACCCATCCAGGGCGTCGGCGGCTTCACCTCCCCGCCCGACGGCCTGTACGCCGCCTTCCGCGACGTCCTGCGCGAGCACGGCATCCTGTGGATCTCGGACGAGGTGCAGACCGGCTGGGGCCGCACCGGCGAGCACTTCTGGGGCTGGCAGGCGCACGCGGAGTCGGGGCCGCCGGACATCCTGACCTTCGCCAAGGGCATCGGCAACGGCATGTCGATCGGCGGCGTCGTCGCCCGTGGTGACGTCATGAACTGCCTTGACGCCAACTCCATTTCGACGTTCGGCGGCTCCCCGATCACCATGGCGGCGGGCCTCGCCAACCTCTCGTACCTGCTCGAACACGACCTCCAGGGCAACGCCCGGCGGGTCGGTGGACTCCTCATCGAGCGACTGCGGGCGATCGCCGCGAGCGCGCCCGGCGTCCGGGAGGTGCGGGGGCGTGGCCTGATGATCGGCATCGAGCTGGAGAGCCCCGGCCCCGGCCCCGACGCGGCGCAGGTCATCGAGTCCTGCCGGGCGCAGGGGCTTCTGATCGGCAAGGGCGGGGGCCACGATTCGAGCGTGCTGCGGATTGCTCCGCCGATGACCTTGACGGTGGCGGAGGCGGAGGAGGGGGCGGGGATTTTGGAACGGGCGCTCCATTGA
- the map gene encoding type I methionyl aminopeptidase: MVELKTDTQIDAMREAGRVVADALAAVREHAAVGVSLLELDEVAHDVLRKAGAGSPFLGYRPSFAPTPFPAVLCVSVNDAIVHGIPTKYRLRDGDLVSADFGAELDGWAGDSAISFTVGRARPEDVRLVETAERALAAGIAAAVVGNRIGDIAHAIGTVCREAGYGIPEDFGGHGIGRRMHEDPGVPNEGRAGRGMVLRHGMALAIEPMVIGGGGDGYHEASDGWTLRTNDGSRAAHAEHSVAITEAGPRILTAR; this comes from the coding sequence ATGGTGGAACTCAAGACGGATACACAGATCGACGCGATGCGGGAGGCGGGCCGGGTCGTGGCCGACGCCCTCGCCGCGGTACGCGAGCACGCTGCCGTGGGCGTGAGCCTGCTGGAGCTCGACGAGGTGGCACACGACGTGCTGCGCAAGGCGGGCGCGGGCTCACCCTTCCTCGGCTACCGGCCGAGCTTCGCGCCCACACCGTTTCCCGCCGTGCTCTGCGTGTCCGTGAACGACGCGATCGTGCACGGGATCCCGACCAAGTACCGGTTGCGGGACGGGGACCTGGTCTCGGCCGACTTCGGGGCGGAGCTGGACGGGTGGGCGGGCGACTCCGCGATCAGCTTCACGGTGGGCAGGGCACGGCCCGAGGACGTACGACTCGTGGAGACGGCCGAGCGGGCGCTCGCGGCCGGGATCGCGGCGGCGGTCGTCGGGAACCGGATCGGGGACATCGCGCACGCGATCGGGACCGTGTGCCGGGAGGCCGGATACGGGATTCCGGAGGACTTCGGCGGGCACGGGATCGGTCGGCGGATGCACGAGGATCCCGGGGTGCCGAACGAGGGGCGGGCCGGGCGCGGCATGGTGCTGCGGCACGGCATGGCGCTGGCCATCGAGCCCATGGTCATCGGGGGTGGTGGGGACGGCTACCACGAGGCGTCCGACGGCTGGACCCTCCGCACGAACGACGGCTCCCGCGCCGCCCACGCGGAACACTCCGTGGCGATCACGGAGGCGGGCCCCCGCATCCTCACGGCTCGCTGA